ATGGAAGAGGCAGCGCCGAAGAGTTTTTTCCAGACGATGACCTGGGAGAAGTTTAAGGAATAACATATACACTCTTCGTGAATGTTGAAAAGAATCATGATATTCCTCATTTTTGCAGGGCATGATCCACAGAATGTCTGAAAAAATAGTTATTCCCAAAAATAGATTTATCAACCCTGCGTTCCCATACACTGCTTTAAGGAAGTATTATGGCAACAAAACCTTCGGTAAGCTATAAGTTATCATTAACTGCGTTTATCCTGATTACGTTCGCGGCCATTATGAGCATGCGTACCTTCCCATCGCAAAGTGTGGTGGGCTGGCAGTCAATCTTTTTCTGCCTCCTTGCATTTATCGTATACCTGATCCCTGCATCCCTGGTTTCGGCTGAACTTGCCACCGGATGGCCGCAGGAAGGTGGTGTCTATGTATGGGTAAAAGAGGCATTTGGAGAAAAATGGGGTTTTACCGCCATTTGGCTGCAGTGGTTCCAGATGACGATCGGATTTATCAGTGTTCTGACCTTCATCGCGGCAACATTCTCTTACATCATTGACCCGGAGCTTGCAAACAACAAGATATATCTGTTCATTTTCATTGTTATTATCTGGTGGGGTCTGACCTTCCTGAACCTCAGGGGTCTCAAAGCTTACACCAGAATCAGTTCGATTTCTGTCGTCATTGGAACATTCATTCCGGCGGCAATTCTTCTCATCGGCGGAGCATGGTACATCTTTTCCGGAAACCCCGTCCAGTTAACCCTCCAGCCGACGGTATCGGATCTCATACCCAACTTTTCATCAGTTTCCAATCTGGTGATGCTGGTAACCTTCGTTTTCCTGTTCATCGGTATAGAGATGACCGCAAGTCATGCACAGGATATCAGCAATGTCAAGAAGAATTATCCTCTCGGCATATTTGTCGTCGGATTAGTCATCACGGCAATAAGCATTGTCGGGGCTATGATCGTAGCCTTACTCGTGCCGGCAGACAACATCAACCTTCTTGCAGGCATCATGCAGACCTTTGAAGTAATATTTGCGGGTCCGTTCTCATGGGTGGTACTGATCATCGCTCTCCTTATTGCAATCGGAGCGATCGGTCAGGTGTCGACCTGGATCTTAGGGCCGGTCAGAGGTCTTTTCGCGACAGCAAAAGAAGGCACTCTGCCTCCTGTTCTTCAGAAGACAAACAAAAACGATATCCCGGTAAACATGCTTATCCTCCAGGGAATTCTCATCACGTTCTGGGGAGCGGTTTACGCTCTTGCTCCAGGAGGAGTTAACAGTTCGTTCTGGATGCTCTTTGCTTTGACGACCACCGTATACATCGTCATGTATTTCCTGATGTATGCGGCTGCAATCAGACTCAGATACACGCGTCCGGATGTTCCACGGGCGTTTAAGATCCCGGGCGGGAAGGCCGGCATGTGGTTAGTTGGAGGATTTGGATTTGTGATGATGGCAATTCTTTTCGTTGTTGCAATGCTGCCGCCAACCCAGATTTCGGAAGGAGGCGGCTTTGTGGCATTCATGATTATTGGAACGGTCGTCGTCGCAGCCATACCTTTAATCATTTATGCATTCAAAAAGCCGGAATGGAAAATAACTCAGCCGGAGACCAAAGAGTAAGTACGGAGAACTTAGTATGACAAACACGGAAAAAACCAACACATCCCCATGCACGCCAGAAGATGCTCTCAAAGTGAAGGCGCTCTTCCTCGGCCCCAAATCTGAGAACCGCGAGTATTTCAAGAACATGCTCAACTTCCTGATGGATGAGCACATGCACTGGAGAAGCGATTTCCACCCGGAAGACAGGATGGTCTCGTCGGCAAAAGAGATGCGAAGCGAGGAATATCTGACGACGCTCGACCGTACCTCCGATGTTCTGATGCAGCTGTCGAACAAACTCAAAGAAACCTCGATGCCCTGGTTTTAATCCAGATATCTCGGTCACATGAATTCCGACACGCTGATGGTGGCTAACCTCGCGTACATGGCGACGATTCTCTACAACCCAAACAACGTAGCCTACGAAGCATCAACCGCGACGACCCCGATGGAAATCGAAGCCGGCAAAGACATGGCAACAATGCTTGGGTTCGACCCCGAACAGTCATGGGGTCATATCACCACCGACGGCACGATTGCAAATTACGAAGGTCTGTGGATGGCACGCAATCTCAAATCGTTCCCGCCTGCGGTCAAAAAGATACGGCCCGACTTTGTTCCCGGGCTTGACGACTGGCAGATCATGAACATGAGCACCACCCAGGTGCTTGACCTTATCGGGAAAGTGAAGGAAGCCGGCTGTTTCGATGAGGTAAGAAACGAAAGTGCCAGAGGTGTCGGGGCAGGCGACGGCTGTCTTGGTGTTGTCCTGGTCCCGCAGTCCAAACATTATTCATGGGTGAAGGCCGCCGATGTTCTCGGGATCGGAAACAAGAATCTGATCCAGGTGCAGGTAAATGACCACTACCACATGGATATCGACACGCTGAAAAGCATCATCGACGATCACATCGCACGAAAGATCCCGATTATGGCAGTCATGGCCGTTGTTGGAACGACTGAAGAAGGAGCTATTGATGAGGTCGACAGGATCGCAGAATTACGGGCCGAGTATGAAAAACAGGGTATCAACTTCTACTTCCATATCGACGCGGCCTACGGCGGCTATTCACGTGCTCTTTTCCTTGACGAACAGAATCGCTTCATGGAGTACGGTGAAGTGAAAGAACGTCTCAGCGCCGACGGGATATTCATACATGAAACCGAATACCCGCAGAGAGAAATCTATGAAGCATACAAGGCAATTCCGGCTGCGGACTCGATCACCATTGATCCGCATAAGATGGGCTATATTCCCTATTCAGCCGGAGGAATTACCATAAAGGACAGGCGTATTCTTGATCTGATCTCGTACTTTGCCGCCTATGTCTTTGAATCGGGCGAGGATTCACCAACTCTGCTTGGCAGTTATATCATGGAAGGATCAAAGGCCGGCGCCACGGCCGCCGCCGTCTGGGCGACGCACAGACTGATCCCGCTGAACGTAACCGGTTACGGAAGAATCATCGGCCGGAGTATTGAGGGAGCACAGATGTTGTCCAATGCTCTGACAACGACGAAGTACATTACGGTCAACGACCGGAAATTCCAGGTTGAAACTCTTGCAGGAAAGCCTGACTTCAATATTGTGTGCATGGCGTTTAATGAGGTGGGAAATACCGATCTGGATTCCATGAATGCTCTGAACGAAAAAATCTATAACGAATCCTCCTATGTCAGCGGGCCGGTGTATAAAAACGACTGGATCACCTCAAAAACTGCCCTCGCACGGGAAGACTACGGCGACGCTCCAAGAAACTTCGTGAAACGCCTCGGGGTCCCAACGGCAGAGTGGGATCGTGTCGGCTCGGTGTATGTGCTTAGAGTCTGCCTGCTCAATCCGTTCGTTTCCCACAATGTGCACTTTGACGTCCTGTGGGACCAGTTACTTGCAATCCTCAAGGAAAAGCTTGCTGCGGCAATTGCCGGCGATGGAAAGTGCTGAGAATATATGACCCGGTTTTTCCACGACCGGGCATTTTGTATTTTTTATGCAAATGATTGAGTGACCCAATCTGTTATTTTCAAAATATTTTATCGCCCTTTTTCATTGGCGTCAAGAACGTTTACCGATAACGTGAAGATAAAAATGAAGTCCAGAAAATATTTTTCAGAAATAGGACAGAGAAATATGCCATTACTCTTAAAACAAAAAATCTGAAAAAGAAGTGGACCGGGCGGAAATTGAACCCGCGGCCTCGTCCATGCCAAGGACGCGATCTACCACTGATCTACCGGCCCATCGAACACACATAATATGTGCCTTAACCAATAGGGCAGATGTGAATAAAAAGATGTTGCTTTCTTCCTCAAAAAGCTCTCTCTGATTTCATCTTTGAATCGCTAGAACAATGATGCTTCAGTACATACTTCATACATACCAGAAACATGGCCGCCGTCTTCGATCCCTCGATTGCCGGGATTTTTATCTTCGGGCTCCTTGTAGGTATTTGTCCATGCAATAGTGTCATCTGCCTTGGGCTTATCGGTTATCTTACCAGCGGTAAAACGACTCTTACCCTTCCGACAATTCTCAAACTAGTCCTTGCTTTCAGCATAGGGACGATCCTTACCCCTCTACCTTTGGGCTTCCTTGCCGGATTTTTCGGCGAGTATCTCCTCTATCTCAACAGTTCTATTGCCAGGATTCTGGGCGGCATTCTTATGATTGCGATGGGACTTCAGCTTCTTCATCTCTATAAACCTCCCATTCGGCGCATCTTCAACCGTTTTCGTCTCCCAAATGCCTACACAATTGTCGGCGCCTTCCTCCTCGGTCTTTCATTTGGCGTGATCACCGTCGGTCGGGGCGCTCCGATGCTCATCATCGTTCTCACCTACATCGCCCTCTACCAGACCCCGCTTCAGGGGCTTCTCACCATCTTCATCTATGCAGTCGGCCTCAGCATTCCTTTGATCATCCTCAGCTCGATCGGCGGTTCCCTTGGTCAGAAGATCCGCACAGTCACAAAAATCAGCGGGAACACCATCGATATCATCATCGGGATAGGCATCATTCTTATCGGCATTTACTTTATTATTCTTGCCTTCCTCTAAAACCCCGCTATTGAACAGACTCTTATATATCTTCGACGGAAAAATAATAACTCTGACAATGTTAGGCATCATTGGGGGGACGGCTCTTCTGCAGGCACGCTTGCCCCCTCTGGAAAAAATCCGTGTATCAACACCCTTCGGCTCAGTCCAGGCTCACGTAGGTCGGATCGTCTTTATCAGCCGCCATCAAAACGATACCCCGCCCCACCGGGTCAATCATCGTGCACATCTCGCTGCTATGAAAATCCTCGGTGTTGACCGGATCATCGTCATCGGCTCGACCGGCAGTATGCATGATGATCTCCCTCCGGGAAGCATCGTTATTCCTGACGACTCGTTCAGTCCCTGGGATATTCCAAGCCTGCACGACAACGACATCTATCATATCCCCCCGTCGATTGATGCAGGGCTGAGAGAAGAACTTACCAAAATCGTTCCTGAGGCAAAACCGGGCACCTACTTTCAGACGCTTGGACCCAGATTCGAAACGCGATCGGAGATAGCCTGCTTTGCCCGGGACACCGACGTGGTCGGAATGACCGTGGCAAGCGAGCTGACTCTCGCAAATGAACTTGAAATCCCCTGCGCTACTCTCTGCACGGTGGACAACTATGCAAACGGCATCGGAGGGGCAGCTGCTCCGGATTATGACGAGATCGTCGCCATAGCCCGACGAAACGGTGACCGGGTAACGGATATCATAACAAAAATCGTGGAAAAACTCGCATGACAGACACAGAAATCTTTGGAAAACAGGTCCCGGTTCTTATCAGAAACATCAGCCTGAACGGAAAAATACAGGAGATCTACCTCGACGGTACAGGAATGATCGGAGCGGTCGGAGAAAAAATCACTGATCACGACGCAGAATTCATCATCGACGGTGACAGAGCAACCGCGCTGCCCGGCATGATCAATATGCACACCCACTCCCCGATGGGGCTGCTTCGCGGCTATTCGGATGACATGCAGCTCTTCGAGTGGCTTTCCACCAAGATCTGGCCGACAGAGGCACACCTCACCGAAGATGATATCTACTGGGGAGCGAAACTCGCCTGTCTGGAAATGATCCGTACCGGAACCACGACCTTCAACGACATGTATTTTAAAATGGAACAGATCGCCCGTGCCGTTGATGAATCCGGCATCAGGGCATGTCTTTCATACTGCATGATCGACGGCGGGGACCATGCGAAGTTCGAGTCGGAAGCCCGTGTCATGGAGTCGACGGTCAAAAATATCAAAAATATGAACAACCCGCGGGTCATGCCCGGTGTATCCCCCCATGCGGTCTATACCGTTTCAAAAGAGGGTCTGACCTGGTGTGCGGAGTTTGCCAAAAAGGAGAATATTCCCCTGCATGTACATCTTTCCGAGACCGAACAGGAGGTCACTGACTGTGTTGCAGCCCATGGTATGAGACCTCCGGTATGGCTGGACCACTGTGGTGTCCTGTCCGAGCAGTGCATAGCGGCACACTGCTGCTGGCTGGATGCTGACGACATCTCGCTTCTTGCAAAGCGGGGAGTGACCGCGGTCCATAACCCGATCAGCAATATGAAGCTTGCTGGAAACAGTGCCCTTCCCTATCCGGAGATGAAAACGGCGGGTGTGAACGTGGCTCTTGGAACGGACGGAGCATCTTCAAATAATGATCTGGATATGTTCGGTGAAATGAAAACTGTGGCGATCCTGCAGAAGTTCTTCTGGAACGATCCGACTGTTATGCCGGCAACCGATGCGCTGAAAATCGCCTCGCCTAACGGGGCAAAGGCATTGGGTCTCAACGCAGGAGTGATTGCTCCCGGCCGTCTCGCAGATTTGGTCCTTGTTGGAAGAAATCCGATGAATGTACCTGCATTCAACACTGATTCGAATGCCGTGTATGCAACGAGCGGCCTTGCCGTCTCGACAACGATCTGCGACGGCATGATTCTGATGCATGACGGCATCATCCCGGGTGCGGAAGAGATTATGGAAAAGGCGGGATCAGTGGCCTTTGATCTTGTTGGACGGGCGACCGCACCCTAACAACGTCATTTTCACGAGCTTTTACTAACCATAATTCAACTGTCTTAACCCTGCAAAAAATGGATATGCAGATATTTCTCAGAGAGGATCCGTATGTCGATCTCTCCCACCCGCTGATACGGGAGAAAGCCGGAGAACTTTTTTCCGATCTATCTTCCGATATCGAAAAAACACGAACGGCCTATGAGTTTGTCCGTGATGAAATTCCTCACTCGTTTGATATTAAGGCAGAGATTATTACAGCAAAAGCTTCCGATGTTCTCAAATATCGGACAGGTATCTGCCATGCGAAAGCAAATCTTCTCGCTGCGCTTCTCAGAACGGAAAATATCCCGAAGGGCTTCTGTTTTCAGCATCTGACCCTTGCAGACGATGATTCTCTCGGTTACTGCGTTCACTGCTTTAATGCTGTTTTTCTGCAGAACCGCTGGATAAAACTGGACGCACGCGGCAATACCAACGGGAAAGATGCACGTTTCTCTCTGGAAACACCCATACTTGCATTTCAAAACCGAAAGGAATACGACGAATACTTCTGGAAAGGGATCTATGCTGCTCCGGATCCTGCAACCATGCGAATGCTTGATACAGCGTCGTCGCTCAAAGATCTCGTCGATCACTTTCCCGACACGATTACCGAAACACCCGACATTTTCGAGTGATCATAGATTCATTTTTTTTCTGACGTACATCCTATATTGTGCCACTAAGATAAACTATTTATATTTTCGCGCATATGTGTACAATTGTTATGACACAGTCAATCAAAAAAATCGCCATTGCCCAAGATGGGAGTTTGGTCTCCCAACATTTTGGTCACTGTATGAGCTATGCATTATTCAATCTCGAAGACGGGAAATTAACCCGACTCCCCGATTTGGAAAACCCCGGTCATGAACCCGGAAAACTCCCGCGCCTGCTTGCCGCTGAAGGTGTTAATCTCATCATCGCCGGCGGGATGGGGCCGCGTGCAATCGACCTTTTCGAAGAAAACGGTATTGAAGTGATCCTCGGCATCTCCGGGGATCTCGGCCGTGCCGCCGAAGCATATGTAAACGGATCTCTGACCGCCGGTGCAAGTGCATGTTCTCACGACGATCATGCATGCGGTGGCGAGGAGCATGACGAACACGAGCACCCGGCCCATATTGTATGCATCAGTTCAACAGGAACCACCCTGGATTCCCCGGCAGATATGAGATTAGGCCGTGCCCCGTACTTTGCACTGATCAATCTTGCCGCCAGCACTGCCTCAATAATTCAGAACCCCTTCACCGATGCAGAAAGCGGCGTCGGTCCCAAGGTTGTCCAGCTTCTTGCATCCAACGGCGTATCGGTCCTCATCACCGGCAAGAGCGGAGGAAATGCAAGTGCTGCACTGAAAGCCGGAGGTATAGCCGCGTATGAACTTACCGAACCCATAACAATTGCCGAAGCCCTTCAGAAGTACCTTGCTCACGAACTGGCCCCTCTGTTTTAAAAAGGATTAATCAAAACATTTCTTTTTTACATTATAATTGTAATCAGCACGCCGCCGACAATTGAGTTTTAAAAAGGATTAATCAAAACATTTCTTTTTTACTAAAAGGCTTCCAGAATCAGAAACATTCATTCATCATAAATCTGTCAGCATAGGATGTTTTGTCGAAGAAAAAAGACCGCCAACGAAAGGTCTGCCTGATTTTTTGCCAATGTATAGTTCTCTCAAGCGCTCCGGGAGAGGCTCTCTTTCACGTAACTGATGATTTGCGGTTGGGTTTTGGAAGCATGTATGCCTCAAGTTATCGTCAGTGATCGTAATGTGCGCGGAGTTAACATGTTTTGTCTATTTCTGATAATTGGTAAATTGAAATCAATTTATTTACCCACTATTAATACTCAAAAAATCATGAAATCAGGGTTTATTTAACATCACCATTAAATGCTGAAAAATTTGACCGATTTTATGGTAAATATCATGCAGATGAACTATGTGACCACCATATGCCCGTACTGCGGTACCGGCTGTGCACTCAATCTCGTTGTTCGCGATGGAAAAGCAATTGGGGTTACCCCCTCTCACCGTTCTCCCGTCTGTTCCGGGAAACTCTGTTCCCGCGGACTTCATGCTGCCCAGGCTCTTGATGAAGCAAGGATCGAACAGCCTATCATCAAAGGAGAGCCGGCAGACTGGGATACTGCGATCAGCAAGGCAGCTGAACTCAAGAAGTTTGCCGCCGGAGAGGTCGCCGTTATCACGTCAGCACGTCTCACAAACGAAAATCAGTTCCTTGTTATGAAGTTTGCAAAGGAACTTGGTGCCGGGATCGGCATTGTGAACGGCGGAACGGGAAGCTCAACCACCACGCTCAATGAAATCAAGGAAGCCGATGTGATTCTTGCACTCGGTGATGTTATGAAAGCTCTCCCTCTCACAGGAAACCGGATTCTTCTGGCTAAAGAGAAGGGAGCCCGTATTCTCTATCTTGGTCCGCAGAGTTACACTGCCGTCCAGGCCGACACGGTCGAGATCACCGATCAGTACACGGAATTGCCGCCGGGATTCGGCGCACTTTTGAAGAATGCGGCCCACCCGGTCGTTGTTTATCAGGCAAATGATGAAGCAGCCGCAGCCCTTGCTGCAGGATTAAAAATCAACGCAGCGGTGTTGTACGATACGAACAATGGTCGTGGAGCCGCAGCTATGGGAATCGCTCCCGTCTCACTCCCGGAGAATATCAAAGCTGCCCTCATCATCGCTGAAACTCCGGAGATGGAACAGGACATCTATGCCGATCTTCTAGAAAAGCTCGAGAGCCTCGAACTGAGTGTTGTCGCCGCATCTTCCGAGACTTCCCTTTCGGGAATCGCCGACGTTGTATTGCCGGTCACCGCACTGCACGAAAGTGAAGGTACGGTAACCAACTGGGAGGGACGCATTCAGAAGGTCAAGCAGGCCGCCGTTTCGCCAGAGGGTGTGAAGCCGCTTGCTGATGTTCTTGCGGATCTTGCAGGGAAGCTTGGCGTCAGCATTCCGTCCGGTACACCGGAAGAACTCTTTACTGCTCTCGGTCAAGAGGTCTCGGTATTTGCCGGTGCATCGTATGAACAGATCGCTAAACCTGAAGGCGTTTATCTTCGCGAGGCCTGATTATGTCTGAAAAAGGCGATATGTTCTATGCCTGGACGAAGTCCGATGATATCAAAGGCGAATGCGGAGGAGCCGTCATCTCGCTCCTGAAATATGCTCTGGAAAGCAAACTCGTCGATGTTGTCCTGACGGTACGAAAGGGATATGATATCTATGATCCTCAGCCGGTCTTCATCACAGACCCCGCCGAACTTGCTTCATGTGCAGGATCTCTGCACTGCGGAACGTTCCTTCTCCCGAAACTGATCAAAAAGTATCTGAACGGCGCTAAGGATCTTAAAGTGGCGGTCACTGTCAAAGGATGCGACGCCAAAGCTCTCTATGAGCTTGCCAAACGTCAGCAGATCAATATGGACAATGTCCTTTCAATCGGTCTCAACTGTGGAGGATCCGTTTCCCCGACCGTTGCCCGCGAGATGATCGCTGAGAAGTACGGTATCGATCCGGATGACGTTGTCAAAGAGGAGATCGATAAGGGACAGTTCATCGTTATGACCAAAGATGGTCAGCACAAAGGCATCAAGATCGATGAACTGGAAGAAGAAGGTCTCGGCCGTCGTGCAAACTGCCAGCGCTGCGAGACCAAGATTCCACGCCAGGCAGATCTTGCTTGTGGTAACTGGGGTGTTTTCGGCGATAAAGCAGGGAAAGCCACGTTTGTTGAAGTATGTTCGGCAAAGGGAGCCGCTGTTTTTGACGGTGCAGTCAATGCAGGTGCAATCGATATTTGCGCTCCGGACCCGAAAGGACTTGAGGTCCGCGGCAAGATCGAGACTGTCATGATCAAGATGGGTAAAAAGGCTCAGAAGAGTCAGTTTGCAACTCTTGGTGAAGGTACTGCAAGGCTTGCCAAAATTATGCGCGACTCTTCACGCTGCATAACCTGCCGTGCATGCATTGAAAACTGTCCGATCTGCTACTGTGTCGAGTGTTCAACGCTGAAACCGCATCTTGTCGATCAGACACAGACACCTCCCGACTTTATGTTCCATCTGATCAGATTCGCGCATATCGCCGATTCCTGCGTGAACTGCGGTCAGTGCCAGGAACTCTGCCCTGCCGAGATCCCGAATGCTCTTTTCATGCATGCCCAGCAGGTCGAACTTGAGAAGATGTTTGGTCACACCCCGGGCATTGACATGAGTCTCCCGGTACTTGCGTTTGCAGAAGAGAAAGATGAACGTCAGCGTCTGCATGACACCGGATCGGATATGATCTTCGAGAATGTGTTCAAGGAGTAAGAATAAGAAAAACCTGCATTCTTTACACAGAACTGAGATGCACACCAGCTTTCATTCAGTCCAACCCTCGCATACTAATCCACTCCCCATACTTTTTTGAACTGCTTTGATATCCGGTTAATAACGAAGAATTAGATATCTTCTCTGTCTCCTTTATGTAGCGTGAGTGATAATACCTCAGAACAATCAACTTCATTCAAGAATAGTTAGTCAGCCCATGGGATCTACAGATATCTTTACACACCGAACCGTCAGTGAGACCCGGCTCGCTCCTTTTCTTATCATACTTGCCGCCGTCTGCTGGGGGACGATCGGAATCTTTACGAGGGAACTTCAGGCAGCAGGATTCACATCAGTCCAGATAACCGCAGCACGCTGCGCAGTGACCGCCCTCTGCCTTGTCATGGGTTTGCTGATTACCGACCGGGACAAACTAAAAATTGTTCCAAAGGATATCTGGATGTTTATTGGAACCGGGCTTATGAGCATCGTGTTTTTCAATATCTGCTACTTTACGTCGATCCAGTATTTGACTCTTTCAATGGCCTCGGTACTGCTGTACACGGCACCATTTTTTGTGATGCTGATGTCTCTGTTTTTATTCCATGAAAAAATGACAATACAGAAAGGCATTGCCCTGATCCTGGCATTCAGCGGGTGTGTGCTCACTGCGGGAATCGTCGGCGGCCAAGTCAACAGTATCACGGAGATCGGCATTCTGATCGGACTTGGATCCGGATTTGGATATGCCTTATACACGATCTTTGGAAGGGTGGCTTTGAAAAAATACCATCCGATTACCATTACCACCTATACATTTCTGGTTGCCACTATCGGCATACTTCCATTCTGCGATGTTGGAAATATGGTTCAGCTTTCTATGGCAAATACGGGAATTCTACCGTATATTCTGATCCTCAGCATAGTATGTACGGTCCTTCCCTATTTCCTGTACACCAAAGGTTTGAAGCATGTGGAGGGTGGCAAAGCATCGGTGATGGCTTTTGTTGAGCCGATGGTTGCAACGCTTATTGGAATCTTCCTTTTCCATGAACAGATGACGCTTTTGAATATGACCGGCGTTGTTCTGATTTTTGCAGCGATCGTTCTTTTGAACAGTCGGAGCCGGTCATCAGGTACCCCTGATACCCCTTGATTTTCATGTGAGTCTGCATGGATGATTGCTGCGCGCACAACTCCTTTTTAGCAAAAAATTGTGTGATCAAATTTGCCATTTTTTCTCATAAAATTCCAAGCCCAATATGGATTTTATATCAAAATCCCTCGGCAAAATGATGATAAATATTGATTTCATGGATGTGTGCGGCTTGAATCTAGAATTGAAAGGCAGAGTGGCGAAAAAATTGAAATTCGCCTTTAAAATGAGCTTTTTTCAAAATAGGTCATTTTAACAAAGATTAGCGCCAAATACTAAGTTGGAGGGTTTCGTTATAGTTGAAATAGTTTGCAGCGGAGATCCGCCCAAATCAGAGCCGATCATTCGTGTACATGGCCTGACCAAAGTTTTTGGTCATGACCCGGAAAAAGCTCTGGAACTCCATCGTTTGGGCCGCTCAAAGAAGGAAGTCCACGAAGAGACCAATGCGACGATCGCTCTGTACAATGTCTCTTTCGAGGTTATGCGTGGAGAGACCTTTGTTCTTATGGGTCTTTCCGGCAGTGGAAAATCAACTCTTCTTCGTTGTATTAATCGTCTTATTGATCCGACAAAAGGAGAGATTGAGATCGACGGAGAGGACATCATCGGCATGGATCATGAAGAACTGCGACAGATCCGTCGACGTAAACTTGGCATGATCTTCCAGAATTTTGCCCTTCTTCCACAGAGGA
The sequence above is a segment of the uncultured Methanocorpusculum sp. genome. Coding sequences within it:
- a CDS encoding amino acid permease, giving the protein MATKPSVSYKLSLTAFILITFAAIMSMRTFPSQSVVGWQSIFFCLLAFIVYLIPASLVSAELATGWPQEGGVYVWVKEAFGEKWGFTAIWLQWFQMTIGFISVLTFIAATFSYIIDPELANNKIYLFIFIVIIWWGLTFLNLRGLKAYTRISSISVVIGTFIPAAILLIGGAWYIFSGNPVQLTLQPTVSDLIPNFSSVSNLVMLVTFVFLFIGIEMTASHAQDISNVKKNYPLGIFVVGLVITAISIVGAMIVALLVPADNINLLAGIMQTFEVIFAGPFSWVVLIIALLIAIGAIGQVSTWILGPVRGLFATAKEGTLPPVLQKTNKNDIPVNMLILQGILITFWGAVYALAPGGVNSSFWMLFALTTTVYIVMYFLMYAAAIRLRYTRPDVPRAFKIPGGKAGMWLVGGFGFVMMAILFVVAMLPPTQISEGGGFVAFMIIGTVVVAAIPLIIYAFKKPEWKITQPETKE
- a CDS encoding pyridoxal-dependent decarboxylase produces the protein MNSDTLMVANLAYMATILYNPNNVAYEASTATTPMEIEAGKDMATMLGFDPEQSWGHITTDGTIANYEGLWMARNLKSFPPAVKKIRPDFVPGLDDWQIMNMSTTQVLDLIGKVKEAGCFDEVRNESARGVGAGDGCLGVVLVPQSKHYSWVKAADVLGIGNKNLIQVQVNDHYHMDIDTLKSIIDDHIARKIPIMAVMAVVGTTEEGAIDEVDRIAELRAEYEKQGINFYFHIDAAYGGYSRALFLDEQNRFMEYGEVKERLSADGIFIHETEYPQREIYEAYKAIPAADSITIDPHKMGYIPYSAGGITIKDRRILDLISYFAAYVFESGEDSPTLLGSYIMEGSKAGATAAAVWATHRLIPLNVTGYGRIIGRSIEGAQMLSNALTTTKYITVNDRKFQVETLAGKPDFNIVCMAFNEVGNTDLDSMNALNEKIYNESSYVSGPVYKNDWITSKTALAREDYGDAPRNFVKRLGVPTAEWDRVGSVYVLRVCLLNPFVSHNVHFDVLWDQLLAILKEKLAAAIAGDGKC
- a CDS encoding cytochrome c biogenesis protein CcdA — its product is MAAVFDPSIAGIFIFGLLVGICPCNSVICLGLIGYLTSGKTTLTLPTILKLVLAFSIGTILTPLPLGFLAGFFGEYLLYLNSSIARILGGILMIAMGLQLLHLYKPPIRRIFNRFRLPNAYTIVGAFLLGLSFGVITVGRGAPMLIIVLTYIALYQTPLQGLLTIFIYAVGLSIPLIILSSIGGSLGQKIRTVTKISGNTIDIIIGIGIILIGIYFIILAFL
- a CDS encoding MTAP family purine nucleoside phosphorylase, producing MLGIIGGTALLQARLPPLEKIRVSTPFGSVQAHVGRIVFISRHQNDTPPHRVNHRAHLAAMKILGVDRIIVIGSTGSMHDDLPPGSIVIPDDSFSPWDIPSLHDNDIYHIPPSIDAGLREELTKIVPEAKPGTYFQTLGPRFETRSEIACFARDTDVVGMTVASELTLANELEIPCATLCTVDNYANGIGGAAAPDYDEIVAIARRNGDRVTDIITKIVEKLA
- a CDS encoding amidohydrolase yields the protein MTDTEIFGKQVPVLIRNISLNGKIQEIYLDGTGMIGAVGEKITDHDAEFIIDGDRATALPGMINMHTHSPMGLLRGYSDDMQLFEWLSTKIWPTEAHLTEDDIYWGAKLACLEMIRTGTTTFNDMYFKMEQIARAVDESGIRACLSYCMIDGGDHAKFESEARVMESTVKNIKNMNNPRVMPGVSPHAVYTVSKEGLTWCAEFAKKENIPLHVHLSETEQEVTDCVAAHGMRPPVWLDHCGVLSEQCIAAHCCWLDADDISLLAKRGVTAVHNPISNMKLAGNSALPYPEMKTAGVNVALGTDGASSNNDLDMFGEMKTVAILQKFFWNDPTVMPATDALKIASPNGAKALGLNAGVIAPGRLADLVLVGRNPMNVPAFNTDSNAVYATSGLAVSTTICDGMILMHDGIIPGAEEIMEKAGSVAFDLVGRATAP
- a CDS encoding transglutaminase family protein, whose protein sequence is MQIFLREDPYVDLSHPLIREKAGELFSDLSSDIEKTRTAYEFVRDEIPHSFDIKAEIITAKASDVLKYRTGICHAKANLLAALLRTENIPKGFCFQHLTLADDDSLGYCVHCFNAVFLQNRWIKLDARGNTNGKDARFSLETPILAFQNRKEYDEYFWKGIYAAPDPATMRMLDTASSLKDLVDHFPDTITETPDIFE
- a CDS encoding NifB/NifX family molybdenum-iron cluster-binding protein, encoding MTQSIKKIAIAQDGSLVSQHFGHCMSYALFNLEDGKLTRLPDLENPGHEPGKLPRLLAAEGVNLIIAGGMGPRAIDLFEENGIEVILGISGDLGRAAEAYVNGSLTAGASACSHDDHACGGEEHDEHEHPAHIVCISSTGTTLDSPADMRLGRAPYFALINLAASTASIIQNPFTDAESGVGPKVVQLLASNGVSVLITGKSGGNASAALKAGGIAAYELTEPITIAEALQKYLAHELAPLF